In one window of Candidatus Kinetoplastibacterium blastocrithidii (ex Strigomonas culicis) DNA:
- a CDS encoding mechanosensitive ion channel family protein yields the protein MILVKDFLINVSVSIVILIFGWWLSSIIGQWFSKAIKFSPHIDVTVVPILSSLAIWSIRVFTIMTILARFGLETTSIIALLGAAGLAIGLALQGTLQNIAAGIMLLLLRPVRSGELICLKSGEEGTVSEIGLFLTRMIQNDGTSLTLPNSNLWNSTIVNFSRNPNRRIDIPVLISYKSDVDLAINTIIEVVKSNPLILIDPAPLVKVIDYKEFSIVINIRVWSDSSKYWDLRWGLYHQIWTALSAAGFEAPIIINSIAR from the coding sequence ATGATTTTGGTAAAAGATTTTTTAATTAATGTTTCTGTTTCCATCGTTATATTGATCTTTGGATGGTGGCTTTCTTCTATTATCGGACAGTGGTTTTCAAAAGCTATAAAATTTTCACCTCATATTGATGTTACTGTGGTCCCGATATTAAGTTCTTTAGCGATATGGAGCATAAGAGTTTTTACAATAATGACGATTCTAGCTAGATTTGGTCTGGAAACAACAAGCATAATAGCATTGCTTGGTGCGGCAGGTTTAGCTATTGGGTTAGCTTTGCAGGGAACTTTACAAAATATTGCAGCAGGCATCATGTTATTATTGCTTAGACCGGTAAGATCGGGAGAGCTTATATGCCTAAAATCAGGAGAAGAAGGCACTGTTAGTGAGATTGGCCTTTTTTTAACGAGAATGATTCAAAATGATGGTACTAGTTTAACATTACCAAATAGCAATCTGTGGAATTCTACGATTGTAAATTTTAGTAGAAATCCTAATAGACGTATAGATATACCAGTGTTAATTAGTTATAAATCTGACGTAGATTTAGCTATCAATACTATTATAGAGGTTGTTAAATCTAATCCTTTAATTCTTATTGATCCTGCGCCTTTAGTTAAGGTAATAGATTATAAAGAATTTAGTATAGTTATCAATATTAGAGTTTGGTCGGATTCTTCAAAGTATTGGGATTTAAGATGGGGTTTATATCATCAAATATGGACAGCTCTTAGTGCTGCTGGATTTGAGGCTCCGATTATTATAAATAGTATAGCTAGGTAA
- the ppk1 gene encoding polyphosphate kinase 1, which yields MNRKHINVTSPLLDRELSFLRFNERVLCLAEDQKIPLLERLKYICIVSLNIDEFFEIRVSDFKDHYSSVYSRSFQKLYLEMCSIVQRRYVLLYKILLPELESIDVRVIEICNLNKEQLEWAKDLFVKDIKKFLSPILLNNDCPFPRVSNKCLVVIANLAGIDSLSNEHKALIQVPSVLPKLIKIPSLLSDHKYSYVLLDSLLIEFVEDLFPSFKLCECNQFRITRNSNFLLNDNVVDLRQYVQGSLLRRDFGSPVRLEIDSYATSKLELFLQKKFSISRYDTYRIQGVLDLSAFIYIYNSVELPYLKFSAYKPSFPKNFSCQNPTSSTFFSYLMSTDILLHHPYQSFRLVIDFLMAAAIDPNVIAIKQTVYRTGDDSELMKILLIAAKMGKKVTVVLELMARFDEQTNINWSSKLEKVGARVMYGVLPYKTHAKMTLILRHEQGGIKKYVHLSTGNYHQCTADYYTDFGLLTSEPKLCEDIDELFLQLTGSGTSNSMNVLLYSPFTLYDNLVSMIREESVSARNGKKSVIMAKMNALVDPSIINELYKASHYGVKIYLIVRGVCALRSGIENLSENIVVRSIVGRFLEHSRAFYFYSNGEEKVYLSSADWMGRNFFRRIEIAFPIKSKDIKKRIIEEAFLLPLMDNQFSWDKRDYNYIKIRPNSAEEIFSVQNSLINKYGI from the coding sequence ATGAATAGAAAACACATTAACGTAACATCTCCATTGCTTGATCGCGAGTTGTCTTTCTTAAGATTCAATGAGCGTGTTCTGTGTCTTGCAGAAGATCAAAAGATTCCTTTGTTAGAGAGACTAAAGTATATATGTATAGTTAGTTTAAACATTGATGAGTTTTTTGAGATACGTGTGTCAGACTTCAAGGATCATTATAGCAGTGTATATTCTAGAAGTTTTCAGAAATTGTATTTGGAAATGTGCTCAATAGTTCAAAGGCGGTATGTTTTGCTTTATAAAATTTTATTGCCTGAACTAGAGTCTATTGATGTAAGAGTTATAGAAATATGCAACTTAAATAAAGAACAATTAGAGTGGGCAAAAGATTTATTTGTAAAAGATATAAAAAAATTTCTTTCTCCTATTTTGTTAAATAATGATTGTCCATTTCCTAGGGTATCAAATAAATGTCTTGTTGTTATAGCCAATCTAGCGGGAATAGATTCATTATCTAATGAGCATAAAGCTTTAATACAAGTGCCCTCAGTTTTGCCGAAATTAATAAAAATACCGAGTCTTTTATCTGATCATAAATATAGCTATGTGTTATTAGATTCTTTATTAATCGAATTTGTTGAAGATTTATTCCCATCATTTAAGTTATGCGAATGTAATCAATTCAGAATTACACGGAATAGCAATTTCCTTTTAAATGATAATGTTGTTGATTTAAGACAATATGTGCAGGGAAGCCTATTAAGGCGTGATTTTGGATCGCCTGTTAGATTGGAAATTGATTCTTATGCCACATCAAAACTAGAATTATTCTTACAGAAAAAATTTTCTATAAGTAGATACGACACTTATAGAATTCAAGGAGTTTTAGATTTATCTGCATTTATCTACATTTATAATAGTGTAGAGCTGCCTTATTTGAAATTTTCGGCATACAAACCATCATTTCCAAAGAATTTTAGTTGCCAAAATCCAACATCATCGACTTTCTTTAGTTATTTAATGTCTACGGATATTCTTTTGCACCATCCTTATCAATCATTTCGACTGGTAATTGATTTCCTAATGGCTGCTGCAATTGATCCAAATGTTATTGCTATAAAACAAACAGTTTATCGCACTGGAGACGATTCAGAGCTCATGAAGATATTATTAATAGCTGCAAAAATGGGCAAAAAAGTAACTGTTGTATTAGAACTAATGGCTCGTTTTGATGAGCAGACAAACATAAACTGGTCTTCAAAACTAGAAAAAGTTGGTGCTCGTGTTATGTATGGGGTTTTGCCATATAAAACCCATGCGAAAATGACACTTATTTTGCGTCATGAGCAAGGTGGTATTAAAAAATATGTACATTTAAGTACTGGTAACTATCATCAATGTACTGCTGACTATTACACTGATTTTGGGTTGCTAACATCAGAGCCGAAGTTATGCGAAGATATAGATGAATTGTTCCTACAGCTAACAGGATCAGGCACATCTAATTCTATGAATGTTCTTCTATACTCCCCTTTCACACTATATGATAACTTGGTATCCATGATAAGGGAAGAGTCAGTATCTGCTCGTAATGGTAAAAAGTCTGTGATTATGGCAAAAATGAATGCTCTCGTAGATCCTAGTATCATTAATGAGTTATATAAGGCTAGCCATTATGGAGTTAAGATTTATTTGATTGTTAGAGGTGTTTGTGCATTAAGGTCTGGAATAGAAAATCTATCTGAAAATATAGTAGTTAGGTCTATAGTTGGTAGATTCTTAGAGCATTCTAGAGCTTTCTATTTTTATTCTAATGGTGAAGAGAAAGTTTATCTATCCTCTGCTGACTGGATGGGGCGTAATTTTTTTAGAAGAATTGAGATTGCTTTCCCAATAAAAAGCAAAGACATAAAGAAGCGAATTATTGAGGAAGCTTTCTTATTGCCTTTAATGGATAATCAGTTTTCTTGGGATAAAAGGGATTATAATTATATTAAAATTAGACCAAACTCAGCCGAAGAAATTTTTAGCGTTCAAAATTCTCTTATTAATAAATATGGGATTTAG
- a CDS encoding UDP-2,3-diacylglucosamine diphosphatase, which translates to MFHRLKTYGDTWLASDFHLSEHTLKTSKAFKKLLAIASASSSNLILLGDIFDAWIGDDLIEKNKPCWLINILKSIKIASSYINIYILPGNRDFLLGENFSNISGAYLITEPQTILENDHQEILISHGDELCIDDIEYQKYRTMVRSDNWKNFFLQKNLFERSIIAKKIREYSKMANQKKSEEIANVTESEVKKNFENICCPSKMIHGHTHVKKKHTYIVKNRICERWVLPDWNYDSTEKDKGGWIVVKNDKIDYCSF; encoded by the coding sequence TTGTTTCATAGATTAAAAACATATGGAGACACATGGTTAGCTTCAGATTTTCATCTATCTGAGCACACATTAAAAACTTCAAAAGCATTTAAAAAATTGCTGGCGATAGCATCGGCAAGCTCAAGCAATCTAATATTATTAGGTGATATTTTTGATGCTTGGATAGGTGATGATCTAATAGAAAAAAATAAACCATGCTGGCTTATTAACATACTAAAATCAATAAAAATAGCTTCAAGCTATATCAATATATACATATTGCCCGGAAACAGGGATTTTTTACTCGGAGAGAACTTCTCTAATATTTCTGGAGCTTATTTAATAACCGAGCCACAAACTATTTTAGAAAATGATCATCAGGAAATCCTTATTAGTCACGGTGATGAGTTGTGTATAGATGATATAGAATACCAAAAATATAGAACAATGGTGCGTAGCGACAATTGGAAAAATTTTTTTTTGCAAAAAAATTTATTTGAAAGAAGTATTATTGCAAAAAAAATACGAGAGTACAGTAAAATGGCTAATCAGAAGAAATCAGAAGAAATAGCTAATGTAACTGAATCAGAAGTAAAAAAAAATTTTGAGAATATATGTTGCCCATCAAAAATGATACACGGGCATACGCACGTTAAGAAAAAACATACCTACATCGTAAAAAATAGAATTTGTGAGAGATGGGTATTGCCAGATTGGAATTATGACAGCACAGAAAAAGACAAAGGAGGATGGATCGTAGTAAAAAATGACAAAATAGACTACTGTAGTTTCTAG
- a CDS encoding TerC family protein, which translates to MYLVDWLQDPTALVGLFTLVILEVVLGIDNLVFIAILVDKLPPGQRDHARIIGLSFALIVRIVFLSCMSWLLTLTNPLFHFSVFSGRDLIMLTGGILLLFKSTVELHDRINGNVSEVTEARVYASFWVIVAQIVVLDAVFSLDSVITAISMVDHLAIMMIAAIIATGVMILASKPLTIFLNTHPSVVVLCLGFLLIIGFSLISESFGYIVPKGYLYAAIGFSISIEALNNIYRRNMSKIDTRRPMRERTAEAVLRMLGKRNIVDEDYTSINTTSLNTNDFGIEERNMVSGVLTLAERSISSIMTPRIDISWININETSDTIREQIINEPHSFFPVCGGSLEEVVGIGRAKEMIINLADYNGMLKLDRLREPVIVHESTSIIKLMEMFKRSRVQIALVADEFGEIEGLVTPIDVLEAIAGEFPDEDESPTIIEDGRNKWVIDGSADLHHVEQVLDIDCLIDDSNDYSTMAGYLLANFGALPNIGDTWEYIVRDSAFKFEVLKCDNRRISLVRVTKVSTDNLICIEEI; encoded by the coding sequence ATATATTTGGTAGACTGGCTACAGGATCCAACTGCATTAGTTGGTTTGTTCACTTTGGTCATTCTTGAGGTTGTCTTAGGGATAGATAATTTAGTTTTTATTGCTATTTTAGTAGATAAGCTCCCTCCTGGACAAAGAGACCATGCTAGAATCATTGGTTTAAGTTTTGCTTTAATAGTTCGCATAGTATTTCTATCATGTATGTCTTGGTTATTGACCTTGACTAATCCTCTGTTTCACTTTAGCGTATTTTCTGGACGTGATTTGATCATGTTAACGGGAGGTATTTTGCTCTTGTTTAAAAGCACGGTGGAACTACATGATCGTATAAATGGTAATGTATCTGAAGTAACCGAAGCTCGCGTATATGCAAGTTTCTGGGTTATAGTAGCTCAAATTGTTGTTCTGGATGCTGTTTTTTCATTAGACTCAGTTATAACTGCTATTAGCATGGTTGATCATTTAGCTATTATGATGATAGCTGCAATTATTGCTACTGGTGTTATGATTTTAGCATCTAAACCATTAACTATATTTTTAAATACGCATCCTAGTGTTGTAGTGCTATGCTTGGGTTTCTTGCTCATAATAGGTTTTTCATTAATATCTGAGAGTTTTGGCTATATAGTGCCAAAAGGGTATTTATATGCTGCAATTGGTTTTTCTATTTCTATAGAAGCCTTGAATAATATTTATCGTAGAAATATGTCAAAAATAGATACTAGAAGACCAATGAGAGAGAGAACTGCCGAAGCTGTCTTACGCATGTTAGGCAAAAGAAATATTGTAGATGAAGATTATACATCAATAAATACTACTTCTTTAAATACTAATGATTTTGGGATAGAAGAGCGGAATATGGTTAGTGGTGTTTTAACCTTGGCCGAGAGATCCATATCATCAATTATGACTCCTAGAATTGATATTTCTTGGATCAATATTAATGAAACATCAGATACTATTAGGGAACAGATAATAAACGAGCCGCATAGTTTTTTTCCTGTCTGTGGAGGGTCTCTTGAAGAGGTTGTTGGAATAGGAAGAGCTAAGGAGATGATTATAAACCTAGCAGATTATAATGGAATGTTAAAGTTAGATAGATTGAGAGAACCTGTTATAGTACATGAATCTACTAGCATTATAAAATTAATGGAAATGTTTAAAAGATCAAGAGTTCAGATAGCTCTTGTTGCTGATGAGTTTGGCGAAATAGAGGGATTAGTAACTCCTATAGATGTCCTTGAGGCAATAGCTGGAGAATTTCCTGATGAGGACGAGTCTCCTACAATTATTGAGGACGGTAGAAATAAATGGGTTATAGATGGCTCTGCTGATTTGCATCATGTAGAGCAAGTTTTAGATATTGATTGCTTGATAGATGATTCAAATGATTACTCGACAATGGCAGGTTACTTATTAGCTAATTTTGGCGCATTGCCAAACATAGGCGATACCTGGGAATATATTGTACGTGATAGCGCATTTAAATTTGAAGTTCTAAAATGTGATAATAGAAGGATATCTTTGGTTAGGGTTACTAAGGTATCAACTGATAATTTAATTTGTATAGAAGAGATATAG
- a CDS encoding inositol monophosphatase family protein — MHPMLNIAVKAARRSGTVLNRFSLDLERVNISRQSIRGYADEAYRVAEESAIDVISRAYPDHIISMDGNFVDLNAHKGFLWIVCPIDGLVNFAYGFPFYAVSIVLIQNGRVLQSVVYDPVRNELFTSRRGSGSFLNNRRIRVSGHIVFSDALIGDGFDYINNNDFLCKKSTIGCLSTRKIGSVTLGLAYVACGRLDGFYGNGIDRNHLAAGSILVSEAGGLITDFYGDQRWLESKEIIAATPKIFTTFKSNVNKFLVV; from the coding sequence ATGCATCCGATGTTGAATATTGCTGTTAAGGCGGCTAGGCGGTCTGGCACAGTTTTAAACCGTTTTAGTCTAGATTTGGAAAGAGTTAATATATCTCGCCAATCAATAAGAGGGTATGCTGATGAGGCTTATCGAGTAGCAGAAGAATCTGCTATAGATGTAATATCAAGAGCATATCCTGATCATATTATTTCTATGGATGGAAATTTTGTTGATTTAAATGCTCATAAGGGATTTTTATGGATTGTTTGTCCTATAGATGGACTAGTTAATTTTGCTTATGGATTTCCATTTTATGCGGTTTCTATAGTATTAATCCAAAATGGCCGTGTTCTACAATCTGTTGTATACGATCCTGTTCGTAATGAATTGTTTACCTCTAGAAGAGGATCTGGTTCTTTTTTAAACAACCGTCGAATTAGAGTATCTGGGCATATTGTTTTTAGTGATGCTTTGATTGGAGACGGTTTTGATTATATAAATAATAATGATTTTTTATGCAAGAAAAGCACCATAGGTTGTTTATCCACGAGAAAAATAGGATCTGTTACTCTAGGTTTGGCTTACGTAGCTTGTGGTCGTCTAGATGGTTTTTATGGAAATGGGATTGATAGAAACCATTTAGCAGCGGGAAGTATTCTTGTTTCTGAAGCTGGTGGCTTAATAACAGATTTCTATGGTGATCAGAGATGGTTAGAATCTAAAGAAATAATTGCTGCCACTCCTAAAATATTTACTACTTTTAAGAGCAATGTAAATAAGTTTTTAGTTGTATAG
- a CDS encoding undecaprenyl-diphosphate phosphatase encodes MIVNEVINTDQFLVLIKACFLGIVEGFTEFIPVSSTAHLIFIGKLISFDSCNGMVFEVFIQVGAIFSAIFLFRFYIVEILCGVIRLDARYLLFSAKIICSTLPSVIIGALLIRHIKKLFLCPNIMALSLIIGGFIIIIVEYRKNINHEKTLSHYTEMYNISIKQSLYIGFAQCIAMIPGVSRFGATVIGGMLSGLSRSIATRYSFIIAIPTMLGAALYDLWSNIDNLSYVDFSNIFIGSLSAFVSAFFIVKYIVRFVETNTYIAFALYRIAVGFAVLFLN; translated from the coding sequence TTGATAGTTAATGAAGTTATTAATACGGATCAATTTTTAGTTTTGATTAAGGCTTGTTTCCTAGGAATAGTGGAAGGTTTTACGGAGTTTATTCCAGTTTCTAGCACGGCACATTTAATATTTATTGGCAAGTTAATCAGTTTCGATTCTTGTAATGGTATGGTTTTTGAGGTATTCATACAGGTAGGAGCTATATTTTCAGCGATATTTCTATTCAGATTTTACATTGTTGAGATATTATGTGGTGTTATTAGATTAGATGCTAGATATCTGTTATTTTCAGCAAAAATAATATGCTCAACTCTGCCATCTGTTATTATCGGAGCACTGTTAATAAGACACATAAAAAAACTGTTTCTTTGTCCTAATATAATGGCACTATCTCTTATAATAGGAGGTTTTATAATTATAATTGTTGAATACAGAAAAAATATTAATCATGAAAAAACATTATCCCATTATACAGAGATGTACAACATTTCTATTAAGCAGTCTTTATATATTGGTTTTGCGCAATGTATTGCTATGATACCTGGTGTATCTAGATTTGGGGCTACAGTGATAGGAGGAATGCTGTCTGGACTGAGTAGAAGTATTGCTACAAGATATTCATTTATAATAGCCATTCCAACTATGTTAGGAGCGGCTTTATATGACTTGTGGTCTAATATAGATAATTTATCTTATGTTGATTTTTCAAATATTTTTATTGGTTCTTTATCAGCATTTGTTTCTGCTTTTTTCATAGTAAAATACATAGTAAGATTTGTTGAGACAAATACCTACATTGCTTTTGCATTATATAGAATAGCAGTTGGCTTTGCTGTTTTATTTCTTAACTAG
- the dapA gene encoding 4-hydroxy-tetrahydrodipicolinate synthase translates to MASPVSCSFRGSIVALVTPMFPDGSFDYQAYRSLIDWHISEGTNALVVVGTTGESPSVSLEEHADLIRVAVEHSDGRIPVIAGVGANSTSEAIYLTKHAKSVGAHAGLSVVPYYNKPSQEGIYRHFKSISESTDLPIILYNVPGRTVADISNDTVLRLSEVPGIVGIKDATGDITRGVLLMKDIPPGFQVFSGDDPTAAALIMLGASGNISVTANIAPCLVRDLCDAAISGNVLKVRELNFRLSLLNKALFIEANPIPVKWALSKLGKSQLGYRLPLVEIHDNNKKIVIEAMKAAGLI, encoded by the coding sequence ATGGCATCTCCTGTGAGTTGTTCTTTTAGGGGCAGTATAGTTGCCCTGGTTACACCAATGTTTCCTGATGGTAGTTTTGATTATCAGGCTTATCGTTCTTTAATTGATTGGCATATCTCTGAAGGAACAAATGCCCTAGTAGTAGTAGGCACTACGGGCGAATCTCCGTCTGTTTCTTTGGAAGAACATGCTGATCTAATACGTGTTGCTGTTGAGCACTCTGATGGACGTATTCCAGTAATAGCTGGAGTTGGTGCTAATTCTACAAGTGAAGCCATATACCTAACAAAGCATGCTAAATCTGTTGGTGCGCATGCTGGTTTATCTGTAGTGCCTTATTATAATAAGCCTTCCCAAGAGGGTATATATCGCCATTTTAAATCTATTTCTGAATCTACAGATTTGCCTATCATTCTATATAATGTTCCAGGACGTACTGTCGCTGATATAAGTAATGATACAGTATTAAGGTTATCTGAAGTTCCTGGTATTGTCGGAATTAAGGATGCTACTGGCGATATTACTAGAGGAGTTCTTCTTATGAAGGATATTCCTCCTGGTTTTCAGGTTTTTAGTGGAGATGATCCGACAGCAGCGGCTCTTATTATGTTAGGAGCAAGCGGTAATATTTCTGTTACAGCTAATATAGCTCCTTGTCTAGTGCGTGATTTATGTGATGCGGCAATATCAGGCAATGTTTTAAAGGTTAGGGAATTAAATTTTAGATTATCTTTGTTAAATAAAGCTTTATTCATAGAGGCTAATCCTATACCGGTAAAATGGGCTCTTAGTAAATTAGGCAAGTCTCAGTTGGGATATAGGTTGCCGTTGGTAGAGATTCATGATAATAATAAAAAGATTGTTATTGAAGCAATGAAAGCCGCTGGTTTAATTTAA
- the mutS gene encoding DNA mismatch repair protein MutS, giving the protein MEILSDYKTPNSMDGLTPLMKQYLTLKKEAGSMLLLFRLGDFYELFYDDAEKASHLLNLTLTRRGSANGIPIPMAGIPANSLEQYLSRLLEHGESIAISEQINENSSSIKNTLVERKIVRVITPGTIIEDTLLPSKSDRALVAINTTRNGKTGIAYLNLANGDFKIVANSTEENINSELHRLSPAEIIFSESSSMHTNNYDFITRYTPLPEWHFEYENATRYLLAHLKVESLSSFGLNSDHLGIGAAGALIRYANRSQSKELSHIQNIYVERNDQLVFLDSTTRKNLEINKTINGENSPTLFSILDKCCTQMGSRLLKQWLNNPTQNNDSVLLRQSAISALIQTSLHKKNSGINTLDLIKSKLKQLPDMERMLSRIALKYIRPREIANLKNAIKLLPHLHSHIRLIKESKLLENLNKSIVIDPCISEFLDISISEDPPIYIKDGGVIAYGFDKELDKLRDISDNNNNFIKTLEEKEKENIGVSNLRISYSKIFGFYIEITKSQLFKVPSNYRRLQTLKNTERFTIPELKQWEEQILSSKEKALAREKFLYETVLQYLINKIKEISLCAKSLSEIDVLLNLAEHSYIHKWISPIISEEPEIMIDQGKHPVVEVNTRIFTPNDCLLNNKKRMMIITGPNMGGKSTYMRQVALITLLARIGSFVPAKKAIIGKIDRIFTRIGASDDISGGKSTFMVEMIETATILSASTNKSLVLIDEIGRGTSTHDGMCLAWSIADRIINFNQSLTLFATHYFELTQIPHESINAINVHLAAIESNNDIIFLHEVKQGPANQSYGIQVARKAGIPISVIKEAKEKLNTIEKIHNKQKVKPCYAKNIEKRNDEIIETVCETIKSINVDSITPIEAINKLYEIKKIVGKLEK; this is encoded by the coding sequence ATGGAAATACTATCAGATTATAAAACACCAAATTCTATGGATGGTCTTACTCCTTTAATGAAGCAATACTTAACATTAAAGAAGGAAGCGGGATCTATGTTGCTACTATTTAGATTGGGTGACTTCTATGAATTATTTTATGATGATGCAGAAAAAGCTTCTCATTTATTAAACCTAACTCTTACGAGACGAGGATCAGCAAATGGAATTCCTATACCAATGGCCGGTATACCAGCAAATTCATTAGAACAATATTTATCAAGACTACTAGAACATGGTGAATCTATAGCAATTAGCGAACAAATAAATGAGAATTCATCAAGCATCAAAAATACTTTAGTCGAAAGAAAAATAGTTAGGGTAATTACACCAGGTACAATTATAGAAGATACGCTATTACCATCAAAATCAGACCGTGCTTTAGTTGCAATCAATACCACTAGAAATGGTAAAACTGGTATAGCATACTTAAATTTAGCTAATGGCGACTTCAAAATAGTAGCAAACTCTACAGAAGAAAATATAAATTCAGAGTTGCATAGACTATCACCAGCAGAAATAATATTTTCAGAAAGTAGCAGCATGCACACAAACAACTATGATTTTATAACAAGATACACTCCATTACCAGAATGGCATTTTGAATATGAAAATGCAACTAGATACTTATTAGCTCATTTAAAAGTAGAGTCTCTTTCTAGTTTTGGATTAAATAGCGACCATCTGGGAATAGGAGCTGCAGGAGCATTAATTAGATATGCCAATCGATCTCAATCTAAAGAGCTATCGCACATACAAAATATATATGTCGAAAGAAATGATCAATTGGTATTCCTTGATTCCACAACTAGAAAAAACCTTGAGATAAATAAGACTATTAATGGAGAAAACAGCCCGACACTTTTTTCAATATTAGATAAATGTTGCACACAAATGGGCAGCAGATTACTAAAACAATGGTTAAATAATCCTACACAAAATAATGATAGCGTTTTATTACGACAAAGTGCAATATCAGCGTTAATACAGACCTCATTACATAAAAAAAACTCAGGAATAAATACATTAGATTTAATTAAATCTAAGCTAAAACAACTACCTGATATGGAAAGAATGTTATCTAGAATAGCATTGAAATATATTAGACCACGTGAGATAGCAAATCTGAAGAACGCCATAAAGCTATTACCTCATTTACATAGTCATATAAGATTAATAAAAGAATCAAAGCTACTAGAAAATCTTAATAAGTCTATTGTAATAGATCCATGTATATCAGAATTTCTTGATATATCCATATCTGAGGATCCTCCTATATATATAAAAGATGGCGGTGTAATAGCATATGGATTCGATAAAGAATTAGATAAACTAAGAGACATATCTGACAATAATAACAACTTTATAAAAACACTAGAAGAAAAAGAGAAAGAAAATATAGGGGTAAGTAATTTAAGGATATCTTATAGTAAAATATTTGGTTTCTATATTGAAATAACAAAAAGTCAACTATTTAAAGTTCCCAGTAACTACAGACGTCTACAAACGCTAAAAAATACTGAGCGATTTACAATACCAGAATTAAAACAATGGGAAGAACAAATTCTTTCATCAAAAGAAAAAGCGTTAGCTCGTGAAAAATTTCTATATGAAACCGTGTTACAGTATCTTATAAATAAAATAAAAGAAATATCTTTATGTGCTAAATCATTATCTGAAATAGATGTTCTACTAAACTTGGCAGAACATTCATATATACATAAATGGATATCACCTATTATTAGTGAAGAACCAGAAATAATGATTGATCAAGGCAAACACCCTGTAGTTGAAGTTAATACTAGAATATTTACCCCTAATGATTGTCTCCTAAACAATAAAAAAAGAATGATGATTATTACAGGCCCTAATATGGGAGGTAAGTCTACCTATATGCGACAAGTGGCACTAATAACATTATTAGCAAGAATAGGCTCTTTTGTTCCAGCAAAAAAAGCAATAATTGGCAAAATAGATAGGATCTTTACAAGAATTGGAGCATCAGATGATATTTCAGGTGGCAAATCTACATTTATGGTAGAAATGATAGAAACAGCTACAATATTATCAGCTAGCACTAACAAGAGCTTAGTGCTAATTGATGAAATAGGAAGAGGAACATCAACGCATGATGGAATGTGCTTAGCATGGTCTATCGCAGATAGAATTATTAATTTCAATCAATCACTAACCTTATTCGCCACTCATTACTTTGAATTAACACAAATACCACATGAATCAATAAATGCTATTAATGTACACCTAGCCGCCATAGAATCTAACAATGATATAATTTTCTTGCACGAAGTAAAGCAAGGACCCGCTAATCAAAGTTATGGAATACAAGTAGCGAGAAAAGCAGGAATACCTATAAGCGTTATAAAAGAAGCAAAAGAAAAACTAAACACCATAGAGAAAATACACAATAAACAAAAAGTAAAACCCTGTTATGCTAAAAATATAGAAAAACGCAATGATGAAATCATAGAAACTGTTTGTGAAACTATTAAATCAATTAATGTAGACAGCATAACTCCTATTGAAGCAATAAATAAATTATATGAGATAAAAAAAATAGTGGGTAAATTAGAAAAATAA